The following coding sequences lie in one Euhalothece natronophila Z-M001 genomic window:
- a CDS encoding endonuclease MutS2, translating into MIEAETLELLEWQRLGEHLATFTSTKLGARAARNLPIPRDRDTSLILLTETKEVYQLEQDLTTGWKFDGIYDFGSALERAEYKGILQGETLVQIASTLMAMRRLRRVIDDLEDSPRLKELISQVRTYPELEQEIYRCLDEKGKVTERASPKLGEIRQKIKERRDRAYQKLQNIIQRQGAAVQEPVITQRSERFVIPVKAGQKEAIPGIVHDSSSTGATLYIEPHSVVELGNQQRQYIRQEQREEERILQALTEQVGEVKDDLELLLAIATKLDLATARARYSLWLEANPPRFVEANSQDQITLRRLRHPLLVWQQHHEQATPVVPIDVQINPETRVVAITGPNTGGKTVALKTVGLAALMAKVGLFIPAKEPVEIPWFEQVLADIGDEQSLEQSLSTFSGHIQRITRIIDAIKTQDEEEIQTALVLLDEVGAGTDPAEGSAIAIALLQYLAAKVRLTIATTHYGELKALKYQDERFENASVEFDEKTLSPTYRLLWGIPGRSNALTVASRLGLESEILDLAKDRMAGGSEDVNQIIAGLEKQRREQEEKAKEARQLVEQAEKFYQEVSNRAQALEAREGDLKRSQEEAVNQAVKEAKQEIAQVIKQLQQGEKTGQAAQKATKTVNDIASRHLPKTEPPQPKPNYQPQVGEKVRLPKFDQTGEVLTPPNAEGKLTIRLGMMKMTVSLADIESLDGRKPEVPQKQQKATTPKKTKNEAPTVRTESNTLDIRGYRVSPAESQLENAIRSQNGGALWIVHGKGTGKLRQGVHEFLKQHPQVERFELAPQNEGGNGVTIAYLN; encoded by the coding sequence TTGATAGAAGCAGAAACTCTGGAACTGTTAGAATGGCAACGTTTAGGTGAACATCTTGCCACCTTTACGAGTACGAAATTGGGCGCACGGGCAGCACGAAATCTCCCAATTCCGCGCGATCGCGACACTAGCTTAATCCTACTGACAGAAACGAAAGAAGTCTATCAGCTAGAACAAGACTTAACCACAGGCTGGAAGTTTGACGGCATTTATGATTTTGGTTCAGCGTTAGAACGTGCTGAATATAAGGGAATTTTACAGGGAGAAACCCTCGTTCAAATTGCTAGTACCCTCATGGCAATGCGACGACTACGACGGGTGATTGATGACTTAGAAGACTCACCCCGTCTCAAGGAATTAATTTCCCAAGTGAGAACTTACCCAGAGTTAGAACAAGAGATTTACCGTTGTCTAGATGAGAAAGGAAAAGTCACTGAACGGGCTAGCCCAAAATTAGGAGAAATTCGGCAGAAAATTAAAGAACGGCGCGATCGCGCTTATCAAAAGCTACAAAACATTATCCAACGTCAAGGCGCAGCGGTGCAAGAACCCGTAATTACTCAACGTAGCGAGCGTTTTGTGATTCCTGTGAAAGCAGGACAAAAAGAAGCAATTCCAGGTATTGTCCATGATAGCTCTAGTACAGGGGCAACCCTCTATATTGAACCCCATTCCGTGGTGGAATTAGGCAACCAACAACGTCAGTATATCCGACAAGAACAACGAGAAGAGGAACGGATTTTACAAGCGTTAACCGAACAAGTCGGAGAAGTCAAAGACGATTTAGAACTTCTCCTCGCCATTGCTACCAAACTCGATTTAGCCACAGCAAGGGCGCGTTATAGTCTCTGGTTAGAAGCCAACCCCCCACGCTTTGTAGAAGCTAATAGCCAAGATCAAATTACGCTGCGTCGTTTACGCCATCCCCTCTTAGTGTGGCAACAACACCATGAACAAGCAACTCCTGTGGTTCCCATTGATGTGCAAATTAATCCTGAAACTCGGGTAGTGGCAATTACAGGGCCCAATACAGGGGGAAAAACTGTCGCCCTAAAAACGGTGGGGTTAGCGGCGTTAATGGCAAAAGTCGGGTTATTTATTCCTGCTAAAGAACCTGTAGAAATTCCTTGGTTTGAACAAGTTTTAGCTGATATTGGGGATGAACAGTCCCTTGAACAGAGTCTTTCTACCTTTTCTGGGCATATTCAGCGCATTACCCGCATTATTGATGCAATTAAAACCCAAGACGAGGAAGAAATTCAAACCGCTTTAGTCTTATTAGATGAAGTGGGCGCAGGCACTGATCCCGCAGAAGGAAGCGCGATCGCGATCGCGTTATTACAGTATTTAGCCGCGAAAGTCCGTCTCACCATTGCCACCACTCACTATGGAGAATTAAAAGCCCTAAAATACCAAGATGAGCGGTTTGAGAATGCCTCCGTAGAATTTGATGAAAAAACCCTTTCTCCTACTTATCGGCTGTTATGGGGCATTCCTGGACGTTCTAACGCCCTAACTGTAGCAAGTCGTCTCGGATTAGAGTCAGAGATTCTTGATCTAGCAAAAGATCGCATGGCTGGCGGTTCTGAAGATGTCAATCAAATCATTGCTGGGTTAGAAAAACAACGACGAGAACAAGAAGAAAAAGCCAAAGAAGCCCGTCAACTGGTAGAACAAGCAGAGAAATTTTATCAAGAGGTTTCTAATCGCGCCCAAGCCTTAGAAGCCAGAGAAGGAGACTTAAAACGTTCCCAAGAAGAAGCCGTCAATCAAGCCGTCAAAGAAGCCAAACAAGAAATTGCCCAAGTGATCAAACAATTACAACAGGGGGAAAAAACGGGACAAGCGGCTCAAAAAGCCACAAAAACGGTTAATGACATCGCTTCCCGTCATCTTCCTAAAACAGAACCACCGCAACCAAAACCTAATTACCAACCGCAGGTGGGAGAAAAAGTCAGGCTGCCAAAATTTGATCAAACAGGAGAAGTCTTAACCCCCCCCAATGCAGAGGGAAAACTAACCATTCGATTAGGCATGATGAAAATGACCGTCTCTTTAGCTGATATTGAATCCTTAGACGGAAGAAAGCCCGAAGTACCGCAAAAACAGCAAAAAGCCACCACTCCTAAAAAGACAAAAAATGAAGCCCCCACGGTTCGCACTGAAAGCAATACTCTCGATATTCGCGGTTATCGAGTTTCACCAGCAGAAAGTCAATTAGAAAATGCCATTCGCTCTCAAAATGGGGGCGCATTATGGATTGTTCATGGCAAAGGAACAGGAAAACTGCGTCAAGGAGTCCATGAATTTCTGAAACAACACCCCCAAGTGGAACGATTTGAACTCGCGCCACAAAATGAAGGGGGAAATGGCGTTACCATTGCTTATTTGAATTGA
- a CDS encoding DUF3134 domain-containing protein, with translation MNNPSLRQEVRYEPATVIPLKQDTSLIDWLKANNRIMEENVESENEKYLEEEDIDQLMGEDYRGSNDLIDDSDVG, from the coding sequence ATGAACAATCCTTCTCTTCGTCAAGAAGTTCGTTACGAACCAGCAACAGTAATCCCCTTAAAGCAAGATACCTCCCTCATAGACTGGCTAAAAGCCAATAATCGCATAATGGAGGAAAACGTAGAAAGTGAAAACGAGAAATACCTCGAAGAAGAAGATATTGACCAATTAATGGGAGAAGATTATCGCGGGAGTAATGATCTAATTGATGATAGTGATGTCGGTTAA
- the glgP gene encoding alpha-glucan family phosphorylase codes for MKPIRTFNVSPSLPPKLEPLKKLAYNIHWDWDIEAKDLFRRLDSQLWESCRHNPVALLGNISQVRLAEVCEDEGFLAQMNRSVQQLERYLEERHWFQKNRKHPSQQECYAYFCAEYGLTDCLPLYSGGLGVLAGDHLKSASDLGLPLIAVGLLYQEGYFSQYLNADGWQQESYPINDFSNMPLHLERKADGSELRVEVDYPGRTVYARVWRIDVGLVRLYLLDTNIEPNSEYDHNITDRLYGGDLDMRIHQEMMLGIGGFRALKALGYTPTVFHLNEGHSAFLVLERMRRLIEDDGLSFDEAKQVVQASQMFTTHTPVSAGFDMFNPDQTMYYVGHYADIFGLSREEFLAMGRENTGDLSSPFSMAALALRTSSFLNGVSKLHGEVSRDMFKGMWKGLPVEEVPITSITNGTHARSVVAKSTQQLYDRYLGPNWSDKGPDDPLWEKVNSIPDDELWRNHERARADMVVMVRDWLGKKLSQRGASQAELDKAKEVLDPDVLTIGFARRFATYKRATLFLRDLDRIKKIIMGNPNRRLQFVIAGKAHPKDMPGKELIRQLIHTAREEGIEDYLVFVPDYDTHVARAMVSGCDIWLNTPRRPREASGTSGMKAAMNGLPNLSILDGWWDEADYTATGWAIGQGEIYEDQEYQDEVEANAFYDLLEQEILPLFYNRDANGVPRGWVQKMKNAIRLNTPQFNSSRMLRDYSLRGYFPASDRYFAMKENNYANAKDVAQWKKEVFERWYDITIKSIDLSDDKDIVVQEEIDVKAVVDLAGLKPDDVSVELYHGKLDSDGEITNAKVLPMEHTGKTSDAGTIYQGSVAYESSGLQGLSLRVLPKNPYMAHPHELGLILWANQE; via the coding sequence ATGAAGCCAATTCGTACATTTAATGTTTCGCCTTCCCTTCCCCCAAAGTTAGAGCCATTAAAAAAGCTCGCTTATAATATCCATTGGGATTGGGATATCGAAGCTAAGGACCTCTTTCGACGGTTAGACAGTCAATTATGGGAATCTTGTCGCCATAACCCTGTTGCCCTATTAGGAAATATTAGTCAAGTAAGACTAGCAGAAGTTTGCGAAGATGAGGGCTTTTTAGCCCAAATGAATCGGTCAGTACAACAATTAGAGCGTTACCTTGAAGAGCGACATTGGTTCCAGAAAAACCGCAAGCACCCTTCTCAACAAGAATGCTATGCCTATTTTTGTGCTGAGTATGGTTTAACTGATTGTCTTCCGCTTTATTCTGGAGGGCTAGGTGTTCTCGCAGGTGATCATCTCAAGTCTGCCAGCGATCTCGGATTACCGTTAATTGCTGTTGGTTTACTTTATCAAGAAGGGTATTTTTCTCAATACTTGAATGCTGATGGGTGGCAACAAGAAAGCTATCCCATTAATGACTTCAGTAATATGCCCCTTCACTTAGAACGTAAAGCCGATGGGTCAGAATTACGAGTGGAAGTAGATTACCCTGGGCGAACGGTTTATGCTCGGGTTTGGCGCATTGATGTTGGTCTGGTACGCCTCTATCTGCTAGATACCAATATTGAACCCAATTCTGAGTATGACCACAATATTACAGACCGCTTGTATGGTGGCGATTTAGATATGCGGATTCACCAAGAGATGATGCTTGGCATTGGTGGTTTCCGTGCGCTCAAAGCCCTTGGTTATACGCCAACAGTCTTTCACCTCAATGAAGGACACAGTGCATTTTTAGTATTGGAACGGATGCGTCGCTTAATTGAGGATGATGGTCTCAGCTTTGATGAGGCAAAACAGGTGGTACAAGCAAGCCAAATGTTTACCACCCATACTCCTGTCTCGGCAGGGTTTGATATGTTTAATCCTGACCAAACCATGTACTATGTCGGTCATTATGCAGACATCTTTGGTTTATCTCGGGAAGAATTTTTAGCTATGGGGCGTGAGAATACTGGCGATTTATCCTCTCCCTTTAGTATGGCAGCGTTAGCCCTGCGAACTAGCTCTTTTCTCAATGGGGTGAGTAAGCTTCATGGAGAAGTGTCTCGGGATATGTTTAAGGGGATGTGGAAAGGACTCCCTGTAGAGGAAGTTCCCATTACCTCCATTACCAATGGCACTCATGCCCGTAGTGTTGTCGCTAAATCGACTCAACAACTTTATGACCGCTATTTGGGGCCAAATTGGTCAGATAAAGGCCCGGATGATCCCCTCTGGGAAAAAGTTAATTCCATTCCCGATGATGAGCTATGGCGCAATCATGAACGTGCTCGTGCCGATATGGTAGTGATGGTGCGCGATTGGTTAGGGAAAAAGTTAAGTCAACGTGGCGCTTCCCAAGCAGAATTAGATAAAGCCAAGGAAGTCCTTGATCCTGATGTTTTAACCATTGGTTTTGCTCGCCGTTTTGCTACATATAAACGGGCAACTCTTTTCCTACGGGACTTAGATCGCATTAAGAAAATTATTATGGGCAATCCTAATCGCCGCTTACAGTTTGTGATTGCTGGGAAAGCCCACCCGAAGGATATGCCAGGGAAAGAGTTAATTCGACAGCTGATCCATACTGCTCGTGAAGAAGGAATTGAAGATTATTTGGTCTTTGTTCCTGATTATGATACTCATGTGGCTCGTGCTATGGTTTCAGGCTGTGATATTTGGCTCAATACCCCGCGCCGTCCCCGTGAAGCCTCAGGAACGTCTGGCATGAAGGCAGCAATGAATGGATTGCCGAATCTCAGCATTCTTGATGGTTGGTGGGATGAAGCTGATTACACCGCAACTGGCTGGGCAATTGGTCAAGGAGAAATTTATGAAGACCAAGAGTATCAAGATGAAGTGGAAGCCAATGCCTTTTATGATCTCTTAGAACAAGAAATTCTGCCTCTGTTCTATAACCGCGATGCCAATGGCGTTCCCCGTGGCTGGGTGCAGAAGATGAAAAATGCTATTCGTCTGAATACACCACAGTTTAATTCGTCGCGGATGTTGCGCGATTACAGTCTCCGTGGTTATTTTCCAGCCAGCGATCGCTATTTCGCAATGAAGGAAAATAATTATGCCAATGCGAAGGATGTGGCGCAGTGGAAGAAAGAAGTATTTGAACGTTGGTACGATATCACCATTAAAAGTATTGATCTTTCTGACGATAAGGACATCGTTGTTCAAGAGGAAATTGATGTTAAGGCAGTAGTTGATTTAGCTGGCTTAAAACCTGATGATGTCAGTGTAGAGTTGTACCACGGAAAATTAGATAGTGATGGTGAAATTACTAATGCTAAAGTACTTCCGATGGAACACACTGGGAAAACTTCCGATGCGGGAACGATTTATCAAGGTTCAGTAGCTTATGAGTCTAGTGGCTTGCAAGGCTTATCCTTACGAGTGTTACCCAAAAACCCATACATGGCTCATCCTCATGAGTTAGGGTTAATTCTGTGGGCGAACCAAGAGTAA
- a CDS encoding universal stress protein, translating to MFKTILFPIDRSRETQEAVGTVTNLVKNFNSQLVLLSVVEPQSEEKPDPRKMTSQESVNELLEQVKSLFTEQSISPETLEREGRPAFIICDVADEMNADLIVMGCRGVGLIEEEADESVSNRVINLSPCPVLVIP from the coding sequence ATGTTTAAGACCATTCTCTTTCCCATTGATCGCAGCCGCGAAACCCAAGAGGCGGTAGGAACCGTTACCAACCTAGTTAAAAACTTTAATAGTCAATTAGTATTACTCTCAGTGGTTGAACCCCAAAGCGAAGAAAAACCCGATCCCAGAAAAATGACCTCTCAAGAATCGGTCAATGAACTGCTAGAACAAGTTAAATCTCTGTTTACTGAGCAAAGCATTAGCCCAGAAACCCTTGAACGAGAAGGTCGTCCAGCCTTTATTATCTGTGATGTTGCCGATGAAATGAACGCTGATCTGATTGTTATGGGCTGTCGGGGAGTGGGTTTAATAGAAGAAGAAGCCGATGAAAGTGTTAGTAATCGCGTCATTAATCTCTCCCCTTGTCCTGTTTTAGTAATCCCGTGA
- the panB gene encoding 3-methyl-2-oxobutanoate hydroxymethyltransferase, giving the protein MAVTIAQLQKWKQQQRRITVLTAWDYAIAQILDEAGSDVILVGDSLAMTALGHQTTLPLSLEAMLHHAAAVKRGVKRALVVCDLPFLTYQESSQQAIQSAGRVLKETGVQAVKLEGGNDAIAQTVATLTRIGIPVMGHIGLTPQSVHHLGYRQQGTTSETAKQIYQEALNLSEAGAFSIVLEHIPSDLAHEITANIPIPTIGIGAGKYCDGQVLVTADLLGLTPKQPPFAKPYTNLRDIITTATQNYIADVKNQNFPP; this is encoded by the coding sequence ATGGCAGTTACTATCGCCCAACTTCAGAAGTGGAAACAACAACAACGTCGAATTACCGTTCTTACGGCTTGGGATTACGCGATCGCGCAAATTTTAGATGAAGCGGGATCGGATGTTATTCTGGTGGGCGATTCCCTTGCTATGACGGCGTTAGGACATCAAACGACTCTGCCTCTAAGTTTAGAAGCTATGCTTCACCATGCGGCTGCGGTGAAACGAGGGGTTAAACGGGCTTTAGTGGTGTGTGATTTACCATTTTTAACCTATCAAGAAAGCTCACAACAGGCAATTCAAAGTGCAGGACGGGTTTTAAAGGAAACAGGAGTGCAAGCGGTAAAATTAGAGGGAGGAAATGACGCGATCGCGCAAACTGTGGCAACTCTCACTCGCATTGGCATTCCCGTTATGGGACATATTGGCTTAACTCCCCAATCTGTGCATCATCTTGGCTATCGTCAACAGGGAACCACTTCCGAAACAGCAAAACAAATTTATCAAGAAGCCCTCAATCTCAGTGAAGCGGGAGCTTTTTCTATTGTTCTCGAACATATTCCTAGTGATTTAGCACATGAAATTACGGCTAATATCCCAATTCCTACTATTGGCATTGGAGCCGGAAAATATTGTGATGGACAAGTTTTAGTAACTGCGGACTTATTAGGGTTAACCCCGAAGCAACCCCCCTTTGCTAAGCCTTATACTAACTTACGAGACATCATTACTACTGCAACTCAAAACTATATTGCTGACGTTAAAAACCAAAACTTTCCACCATGA
- a CDS encoding L-threonylcarbamoyladenylate synthase — protein sequence MTLVSLPELITGAKQGKVVSFPTDTVYALAVSPENAQNIFQLKQREAKKPLILMGASSQQLWRYVQGNDREFQIWQAVANHYFPGALTLVLPSSSEVPRTVNPETPDSIGIRVPNSAIALSIFEQTGVLATTSANRSGEPPLTSPEAINERFPEVLVLADEAAETPNSLPSTVVKWMGESWTILRQGNLPFDSGVINISR from the coding sequence ATGACGCTCGTTTCTCTTCCTGAACTAATTACTGGGGCAAAACAAGGAAAAGTGGTCAGTTTCCCCACGGATACTGTTTACGCCTTAGCGGTTTCTCCAGAAAACGCCCAAAACATTTTCCAACTGAAACAACGAGAAGCAAAAAAACCCTTAATTTTAATGGGGGCTTCTTCTCAACAATTATGGCGTTATGTACAGGGAAATGACAGAGAATTTCAAATCTGGCAGGCTGTGGCAAATCACTATTTTCCGGGTGCATTAACGTTAGTTTTACCCAGTTCTTCAGAAGTGCCAAGAACAGTTAACCCTGAAACCCCTGATAGTATTGGGATTCGTGTTCCCAACAGCGCGATCGCGCTCTCTATTTTTGAACAAACAGGGGTGCTTGCTACCACCAGTGCCAATCGTTCTGGAGAACCCCCTCTAACCTCCCCAGAAGCTATTAATGAGAGGTTTCCAGAAGTATTAGTTTTAGCTGATGAAGCAGCAGAAACTCCCAATAGTTTGCCCTCAACTGTTGTCAAATGGATGGGAGAGAGTTGGACAATCCTCCGTCAGGGGAATCTTCCCTTTGATTCAGGGGTTATTAATATTTCACGATGA
- the gyrA gene encoding DNA gyrase subunit A, giving the protein MTPSQERIIPTELRNEMSQCYLEYAMSVIVGRALPDARDGLKPVHRRILYAMYELGLTADRPFRKCARVVGEVLGKYHPHGDTAVYDALVRMAQLFSMREPLINGHGNFGSIDNDPPAAMRYTECRLQALSTDALLQDIESETVDFIDNFDGSQQEPLVLPSRLPQLLLNGSSGIAVGMATNIPPHNLGELVDGAIALINNPEITTTELMQYIPGPDFPTGGQILGRNGIKSAYEEGRGSITMRGVADIETLSQPGRQEKEAIVVTELPYQSNKASIIEKIAELVNEKKIDGISDIRDESDRTGMRIVIELRRDAYPRVVLNNLYKQTPLQMNFGANMLALVNGEPQHLNLKKFLEVFVEFRVETITRRTTYLLRKAQERDHILQGLLIALQDIEAVIQIIRGAADTATAKANLIEHFGLSEGQTDAILQMQLRRLTALEAEKIQAEHEDLLAKISDYQDILARRERIEEIIRTELEQIKEKYATPRRTQIESSEGEIVDLDLIANEQAIILVTEQGYIKRMPANTFGSQNRATRGKSAAKMKEDDGVEHFISCCDHDYLLFFSDRGVVYALNAYQVPVGSRTSRGTPLLQMLPISQEEKITTVLSVQEFTEEDYLIMLTRQGYIKKTSLSAFSNIRTNGLIAISLAEDDQLRWVRLAKQSDSIIIGSQQGMAIHFRASHEQLRPLGRATRGVKAMKLKPDDELISMDILPAQVIAEMKEEAKEEEVVEEEVIADKDEEETLWVLAITKGGYGKRVPITQFRLQNRAGKGLSATKFRKKDCLAALKVVHEGEELMLVTNRGIILRQSLSAIPRQSRQAKGVQVQNLAQDDAIAAVALVPPVDDEEEEPTEQEES; this is encoded by the coding sequence ATGACCCCTTCCCAAGAGCGGATTATCCCGACCGAACTGCGAAACGAAATGTCTCAATGTTATCTTGAGTACGCCATGAGCGTCATTGTTGGTCGGGCGTTACCTGATGCGCGAGATGGTCTCAAACCTGTCCATAGACGCATTTTGTATGCCATGTATGAATTGGGACTCACCGCAGATCGTCCCTTTCGTAAATGCGCTCGGGTGGTCGGGGAAGTCTTAGGGAAATATCACCCTCATGGGGATACCGCCGTCTATGATGCCTTAGTGCGAATGGCGCAATTGTTCTCCATGCGTGAACCCCTGATTAATGGGCATGGGAACTTTGGCTCCATTGACAATGATCCCCCAGCGGCAATGCGTTACACAGAATGTCGCTTACAGGCTTTATCAACTGATGCCCTTTTACAAGATATTGAGTCAGAAACGGTTGATTTTATTGATAACTTTGATGGGTCACAACAAGAACCGTTAGTTCTTCCCTCCCGTCTTCCCCAGTTATTGTTAAATGGATCATCGGGAATTGCGGTGGGAATGGCAACCAATATTCCCCCACATAACTTAGGTGAATTAGTCGATGGCGCGATCGCGCTTATTAATAATCCTGAGATTACCACAACGGAATTAATGCAGTATATCCCAGGACCTGATTTTCCCACAGGAGGGCAAATTTTAGGGCGCAATGGGATTAAATCCGCTTATGAAGAAGGGCGTGGCTCAATCACCATGCGTGGGGTTGCTGACATTGAAACCCTTTCGCAACCGGGGAGACAGGAAAAAGAAGCCATTGTCGTCACTGAACTTCCCTATCAAAGCAACAAAGCCTCAATTATTGAAAAAATTGCTGAACTGGTTAATGAGAAAAAAATTGATGGCATTTCTGATATTCGGGATGAAAGTGACCGCACAGGAATGCGAATTGTCATTGAATTACGACGAGATGCCTATCCCCGAGTAGTTTTAAATAACCTCTATAAGCAAACCCCCTTACAGATGAATTTTGGGGCAAATATGCTGGCGTTGGTGAATGGAGAACCCCAGCACTTAAACTTGAAAAAGTTTTTAGAGGTGTTTGTGGAGTTTCGGGTGGAAACTATCACCCGTCGCACCACTTATTTATTACGAAAAGCCCAAGAACGGGATCATATTTTACAGGGATTATTAATTGCCCTTCAAGACATTGAAGCGGTAATTCAAATTATTCGTGGGGCAGCAGATACCGCCACAGCTAAAGCCAACCTCATTGAACATTTTGGACTTTCAGAGGGACAAACCGATGCCATCTTACAGATGCAGTTGCGACGACTCACTGCCTTAGAAGCGGAAAAAATCCAAGCAGAACACGAAGACTTATTAGCAAAAATTAGTGATTACCAAGATATTTTAGCCCGACGGGAACGCATTGAAGAAATCATTCGCACTGAACTCGAACAAATTAAAGAAAAATATGCCACCCCCCGTCGCACCCAAATTGAAAGTTCAGAAGGGGAAATTGTTGATCTTGATTTAATTGCCAACGAACAAGCAATTATTTTAGTCACGGAACAGGGCTATATTAAGCGGATGCCCGCTAATACCTTTGGTTCACAAAATCGCGCCACTCGCGGGAAATCGGCAGCGAAAATGAAAGAAGATGATGGGGTAGAGCATTTTATTAGCTGTTGCGATCATGATTATCTCTTATTCTTCAGCGATCGCGGCGTGGTGTATGCCCTCAATGCTTATCAAGTACCAGTGGGGTCTCGCACGTCTAGAGGAACGCCTCTCTTACAAATGTTACCCATTAGCCAAGAAGAAAAGATCACCACAGTCTTATCAGTACAAGAATTTACCGAAGAAGATTATCTGATTATGCTGACGCGACAGGGGTATATTAAGAAAACCTCTCTCTCAGCATTTAGCAATATTCGCACTAATGGGTTAATTGCCATTTCCTTAGCAGAAGATGATCAACTGCGCTGGGTACGACTTGCTAAACAAAGTGATAGTATTATTATTGGCTCACAACAGGGGATGGCGATTCATTTTCGCGCTAGCCATGAGCAATTACGACCTCTCGGACGGGCTACCCGTGGCGTTAAAGCCATGAAACTGAAGCCTGATGATGAATTAATCAGTATGGATATTCTTCCAGCGCAAGTGATTGCTGAAATGAAGGAGGAAGCCAAGGAAGAAGAGGTGGTAGAAGAGGAAGTTATTGCTGACAAAGACGAGGAAGAAACTCTCTGGGTATTAGCGATTACGAAAGGGGGTTACGGAAAGCGAGTTCCCATTACCCAATTCCGATTACAAAATCGTGCTGGCAAAGGATTAAGTGCCACTAAGTTCCGTAAAAAAGACTGTTTAGCTGCCTTAAAAGTAGTTCATGAGGGAGAAGAGTTGATGTTAGTTACGAATCGTGGGATTATTCTTCGCCAAAGCCTAAGTGCCATTCCTCGTCAGTCTCGTCAAGCCAAAGGGGTACAAGTTCAGAATTTAGCCCAAGATGACGCGATCGCGGCAGTGGCTTTAGTTCCGCCTGTGGATGACGAAGAAGAGGAACCAACCGAACAGGAAGAATCTTAA
- a CDS encoding type II toxin-antitoxin system VapC family toxin, translating to MIENDYPNILIDSGVLIAFYDEEDKYHSQTIDFFSDCRSQLVTTVACVTEVMWLLAPFIKVQNEFLSAVSQGIFECKHLLVSDYQRIQELNSIYQDLPGDFADLSLIAISERLNIPAIASLDKDFDVYRRYRQEFFVRVFRPR from the coding sequence ATGATCGAGAATGATTATCCCAATATATTGATTGATAGTGGAGTGTTAATTGCTTTTTACGATGAAGAAGATAAATACCACAGCCAAACCATTGATTTTTTTTCAGATTGTCGAAGTCAGTTAGTAACAACGGTTGCTTGTGTAACTGAAGTGATGTGGTTACTCGCCCCTTTTATCAAAGTTCAAAATGAGTTTTTATCAGCTGTAAGTCAAGGAATTTTTGAGTGTAAGCATTTGCTTGTCTCAGATTATCAAAGAATTCAGGAGCTAAATTCGATTTATCAAGATTTGCCTGGGGACTTTGCTGATTTATCATTAATTGCTATTTCTGAAAGATTAAATATTCCTGCAATTGCTTCTTTAGATAAAGATTTTGATGTTTATAGACGTTATCGTCAAGAATTTTTTGTTCGAGTTTTTAGACCTAGATGA
- a CDS encoding DUF4079 domain-containing protein, with protein sequence MELPEAVKTWSQFSHPLIMWVLLALSVYTLYLGIQYRRARTGSAENIKKDKGKLRDKHYALSSILLALVIFGNLGGMAITYINNGKLFVGPHLLVGLGMLALFATSAALVPWMTKGNDLARNAHIVLNVGVLGLFSWQAITGMQILLKIIGSLGGGEAA encoded by the coding sequence ATGGAACTACCAGAAGCTGTAAAAACTTGGTCGCAATTTTCCCATCCCCTAATTATGTGGGTTTTATTGGCACTTTCTGTTTATACTCTATATTTAGGCATCCAATATCGTCGCGCTCGCACAGGAAGTGCTGAGAATATCAAAAAAGACAAAGGAAAACTGAGAGATAAACACTACGCTTTAAGTTCAATTTTATTAGCTTTAGTAATTTTTGGAAACTTAGGGGGAATGGCAATTACCTACATTAATAATGGTAAATTATTTGTGGGGCCTCACCTATTAGTAGGCTTAGGAATGCTTGCCCTTTTTGCGACTTCAGCCGCATTAGTCCCTTGGATGACAAAAGGAAACGACTTAGCGCGTAATGCTCATATCGTTCTCAATGTTGGGGTGTTGGGATTATTTAGTTGGCAAGCCATTACTGGAATGCAAATTCTATTAAAAATTATCGGTAGTTTAGGCGGCGGTGAAGCTGCTTAA